The following is a genomic window from Clostridium sp..
ACGGGATTCGTTCTTGCAATGGGACTGACCGTTCCAATTTCAGGCTGGGCTGTCAAACGATTTGGATGCAAACGATCCTATATCTTTTCCTTGGCAATCTTCTTGATCGGTTCCGTGCTTGCCATGCTGTCCTGGAATATCCAGAGCTTAATCTGTTTTGCCGTTATCCAGGGAATCAGTGCAGGGCTCCTGATGCCAACATTGCAGACAGAGCTTGTACAAATCTCCGGTGGTCGCAATCTCGGGCGGATCATGTCCATCGTCAGCATTCCTGCTCTGCTGGGACCAATCCTTGGCCCGGTGTTAGGAGGAATTATCGTTAATGGCTTAAGCTGGCGCGCAATTTTCTTTGTCAATATTCCAATCTGTATCGTAGCCATCCCGTTAGCTTTGTGGGGAATACCGGCCGATAAGCATGTGGAAAAGGAAGCATCCCTTGATGTGATCGGCATGCTTTTGCTTTCTCCCGCGTTTGCTCTTTTGATCTATGGCATTGCGCAGGTTGCTACGCACGGTGGCTTAAATAGCAGTACAGTCTATGTCCCACTGATCATGGGCATTGTTTTGATGGCATCCTATGTCATCTATGCGCTGAATACAAAACGAGAACCGGCTTTGAATGTACGGCTGTTCAAATCCGCCAATTTTTCCGCTTCCAATATCCTGCTGATCCTGTGCGGGATCATCACGAACGGGGCCATGCTGATGCTTCCGCTCTATTATCAGGAGGTGCGCGGGGCAAGTGCACTGTATGCCGGATTGTGGCTGCTTCCACAGGGAATTGGGATGCTATTCACCAGAAGCTGGGCCGGTAAGGTGGCAGACCGCAACGGTTCACGCAATATCGTGTTGATTAGTCTCGTTGGTATTGCAGTCGGCACTCTGCCATTTGCTTTTGCAGGTGTTGATACGAATCTGATCTTTCTGGCTGCCGCTCTGCTAATCAGAGGGGCGGGACTCGGCGGCTTGCTGATTGCAATCATGATGTCCGCTTATATTGGACTTCCGAGAGAGCAGGTTCCCCATGCGAGTATTGCCACGAGGATCTTTCAAACCATCGGCGGGGCTTTCGGGTCGGCTATCCTTGCTACCGTCGCCCAACAGCAGATGGTGGGCCAGGCTGCCTCCGATCTTCATGCGCTTGCTCATTCCTTCGACGTCTCGTTCTGGTGGGCCATCGGCTTCACCGTGGCGGCTGTGATTCCAACGCTGTTTTTAACCATGTATAAAAAACCAGGATATGAAACAACCTCGCAGGCTGACGGAGAGCAGTGAAATCAGAGTGATTCTTAGGTTCATAGTGATTACCCTTATAAAAAAATCTTTCTCAAGAACCTAAGAATCACTTTATATTATCATTCACTGTACCTGATCCTGTCAATTATGGATTCCTTTTTTAATCTGCTTTCAATAAGGTAGGTTATCAGTATTTCCAGCAAAATAAACACCACAATAATTGCAAGTATAGGTATGAGAGGGAATTCATACTCTGCATAATCCGCTCCTGCCTTTTTAAACAGTTTAAAGCAGAAGTATCCAAGACCGGTTCCAAAAATCACCGACAGTAAAGAACTTATACCAGCATAGTACATGCCCTCTATCTGAAGCATCTGTCTCAGCTGTTTGTTTGACAGCCCCACTGCCTGGAGCATTCCATACTCTCTTTTTCTTGTGAGTATGCTTGTAATCATGGTATTTATGAGATTCAAAATTCCTATGAGGGCTATTATTCCCGTAAAGCTCATTGCTGTTATCTCTATTGCCATAAACTGATCATCCAGTTCCTTCTGCCAGTCCGTATTTGAATCATACATTATCCTGCTGTCCCTATTTACTATAGCTTTGAGCCTGTTTTTTATGGTATCAAATTTACTGCTGTCTATATCTATATAAATGTCAGTTAATTTGTTGTCCCTGTTATCTGCCAGGCTGTCTTTAAATTCTTCTTTCGTAAATACATCCTCATGAGTTATAAATTCATACCCTCCCACAATCAAGCCGGAGCCTGCAATATTGCCGCTTAGTATACCTGCTACGGTGAACTCTTTATTCATGACCTCTCTCAAATTGCCGCTGCTGTCCTCTTTCCTGATTGAAAAAGGTATTTTGTCCCCAACCTTGTATTTGCAGGTAACGCTGCCGTCTTCATTTTTTCTGCCCACTATGAGAACTTCATCTCTGTTTTTCAGATTTTCGCTGGATATATTCCCTCTTATCAGATACTTATTTAACCTGTTCAGTATATAATCATCGTATCCGTATAGAATGCTGCGCGCATTGTTTACAAAAATGCTGGATGTGTTTTTACTTACATGGACATTTTTTACTCCATCCATGCTTTTTATATCATCAATCAATTTTTTATTCAATGGACTTCCATAGGTATTTGTAACTGAAAGGGCAAATTCATATTTAAAATCACGTCTGACAATATTATCTATACTCATGCTTTTTAAAACACTGCATATTATGATAAATAAAACTCCGCTCATGGTCAGAGAAAGCATGGTCATAATCGTACGCTTCTTATTTCTCCACAGATTCAGCCGTGCAATTTTAGCCATGGATATCTTTTTTAATGAAGCCCTCTCCTTTTTACTGGAACTTATTTTTACACCGCTGTATTTCATAGATTCTACAGGAGATATCTTCGAAGACAGCCTCCCTGGTTTTATAAGAGAGATTGCCACTGCAGCCAGACTTATAAATACACATACAATCACAATGTAGGGAGAGGACTTCATTCTTATATTAGAAATCTGTGAAAAAAGATATCCAATCATAAAAGCAGCAATGTGGGCAAGTATACTCCCCAGTGGAATTCCTACCACAGACAGCAGAAGTCCCTCCCTGAATATTATCTTTCTGATCTGTTTCCTGGTGGCTCCCACTGCTGCAAGCAGCCCGAACTGTTTTATCCTTTCAATAACGGATATATAAAATATATTATATATGACCACCACTGTCGTCAGAACAACAATTACTGCTATCACGGCAAACGCCGCCAGCATCATGGGATCTCCTCCTGAGGCATCTATATACATGGAGTTTTTGATTATATTTTTGTCTTTTATCCCAATACTATGACCTACATCAGTGACACTCTTTTCCACGTCTCTATGGTTTTTTATCCTTACAAAGCAGTCCTTTTTTACATTTGGCAAGTTTTCATATACAAATTTTTTTGACACCAGCCCTGTACTCACGTTTTGCTGCTTGTGCATTGTACTGTCCTTCAATATACCACTTAGTACAAAGTCTGCAGCTGAAGAGGTATTTCCATATTCAATATGTATGGTTTCCCCTAAAGCACTTTTTACATTTAATTTTTCAAGTACCCATTTTTCCAGGGCTATCTCAGTGCTTTTTTGTGGAAGCTCACCCTTCTCCAGTTTAATATTTGTCATATCTGCTGCTTTGAAATCTGCGTAAATTAAGGATATATCCGGATAATTGGAATTTTTTCTCTTTACACTCTCAAATGGAATGTATTCTCCTGCACTTTCAATTTTTATGTTGTTCTTCAATATTTCAATCTGCCTGTCATTCACATTTTTGTAGATTCCATGATAATTTCCGGATTGTTCTTCGGTGGAAGCTATTACCATATTTTGAATGCTGTAGATCACTATACCGGAGGCAGTTATGAGACATGTAGCAAGTGCTATGGTTATTATGACAAGAATATTTTTAGTCTTTGAGAATTTTAAATTTTTTCTGGCCAGATTTGATATACAGTTCATTTTACATATCACCTGCCCTTATTTTTCCATCCTCTATTCCAACTATTCTGTCACCCATCTGGGCTATCTTTTCATCATGAGTTATCATTACAAGTGTCTGATTGTATTTTTCCACTGACATTTTAAGCAGCGACATAACTTCCTGGGCAGTTTTGGAATCAAGATTTCCCGTAGGCTCATCTGCAAGCATTATGGAGGGCTTGCTGGCAAGGGCCCTGCAGATGGCAGTTCTCTGCTGTTGTCCGCCTGAAAGTGTATTGGGAAGTGAACTTCTTCTATCATATATGTTTAGAGTTTCCATAAGTTCTCTTATATAATTTTCATCCACCTTCTTATTGTCAAGACCTATTGGCAGCGTCACATTTTCCCATACATTCAGCACAGGCACAAGATTGAAGGCCTGAAATACAAAACCTATATTCCTCCTTCTGAATATAGCCAGATCGTCTTCCTTCATTGAAAATATATCTCTTCCCTCAATATACACATTTCCTGAAGTAGGCCTGTCTAGTCCACCCATCATATGAAGCAGCGTACTTTTTCCCGATCCCGAGGTACCTACTATTACAATAAATTCTCCCTCCTGTACAGTAAAACTTATATCATCCACAGCTTTGACCAAATTTTCACCTCTACCGTAGTATTTCTTTAAAGACTTCGTCTCCAATACCTTCATGTTATTACCTCTCTTTTACATTTGATACACAGATCATAACATGGCAATATTACATATCACTTTCAAACTCACTTACACTTCTGTAAGAAAAGACTAAACCTGCTTCCTTTCCCTACTTCTGAATCCACCATGATATTTCCCCCCTGCTGCTCCAGTATCCTCCTGGTAAGATACAGTCCAACTCCGGATCCTTCACATTCCTGAACCACCCTGGAATTTCCCCTATAAAATCTTTTGAAAATCTTGTTGAAATCTTTCTTTGGTATACCTATTCCATTATCCTCTATATCAATCCTTATAAAAAAATTCGTTTCAACCATACTTATATTGATCTTTCCACCCGAATCCGTGTATTTTATAGCATTTTCAAGCACATTGATTATGGCCTCCTTGGTCCACCTGGGATCATGAAAAACAAAATACTCATCAATATCTTCAGCATCTATCTCTATATTTCTATGAAGTGCTTTTGAATATACTCCCTTTATGGATTTATATATTGTATCCTTTATGGATTTTTTCTCTTTTTTAAATGTGATCATGCCTGCTTCAAGTCTTGACAGCTTTATAAGAGATCCTGTAAGCCATTCAAGTTTTAACGTTTCTTCTTTTATGGTATATAAAAATTCTTTTCTTTCATCTGTATTTATATTTTCATCCTCTATTAGAAGGGAGTTGAAGAGTTTTATGGAGGACAAAGGTGTTTTGATCTGATGTGATATATCTGTAACAAGGGACTTTATATTTTCCTTTTCCCTGTCCAGTTTATTTATATTCAGCTCAAGTATTCTGGTCATTTGATAAAGCCCTGAATATATTTTAGATAAAATCCCCTCTTTATCATTATCAGCCTTTATGGAAAATTTGCCGTCTATTATTTTATCAACTACATTTAAAATTTCCTCAAGTTCTTCTATAATCCTCAGACTGCAGTATCTAAAAATACATATGCCTCCAGCAAGAGGCAGTATAAACACAACCAGATCGTCAATTGCCATAGCATATACATTTTTATTAAATGCAGCATCGTTCCAGGCTTTGACTTCATCATCATATCCATATTTTTTTATGATGCTCTCACCATAATTTAAGTCCTCAGAATTATATTTTTTTAACAGAATGGTTTTTACAATTTCTACTTCATCTTCTGGATGCGATCTTGCAAGAGATCCCACCAATTGTACTGTGGAATTCATCTGATTTACATAGATCTTATTTATCATATAATAATGCAAAAAGCAGACAGCCATGGAAATAAGCATGGTACCTAAAGCCGCTGTTATAAACGCTCTTTTAAATAATGGATTTTCTTTTAAATATTCAATCATATTTTTGCACAGCTCTCTGCCCATATGTATCCTATTCCCCTGACATTTTTTATATATTGAGGATTTGAAGGATCATCTTCTACTTTTTCTCTGA
Proteins encoded in this region:
- a CDS encoding MDR family MFS transporter; this encodes MNTENAKPSKEKLDPIVLRAAIVLVVGGLAPLFDSTMVNVAIHTISIEMKATISVVQWITTGFVLAMGLTVPISGWAVKRFGCKRSYIFSLAIFLIGSVLAMLSWNIQSLICFAVIQGISAGLLMPTLQTELVQISGGRNLGRIMSIVSIPALLGPILGPVLGGIIVNGLSWRAIFFVNIPICIVAIPLALWGIPADKHVEKEASLDVIGMLLLSPAFALLIYGIAQVATHGGLNSSTVYVPLIMGIVLMASYVIYALNTKREPALNVRLFKSANFSASNILLILCGIITNGAMLMLPLYYQEVRGASALYAGLWLLPQGIGMLFTRSWAGKVADRNGSRNIVLISLVGIAVGTLPFAFAGVDTNLIFLAAALLIRGAGLGGLLIAIMMSAYIGLPREQVPHASIATRIFQTIGGAFGSAILATVAQQQMVGQAASDLHALAHSFDVSFWWAIGFTVAAVIPTLFLTMYKKPGYETTSQADGEQ
- a CDS encoding ABC transporter permease translates to MNCISNLARKNLKFSKTKNILVIITIALATCLITASGIVIYSIQNMVIASTEEQSGNYHGIYKNVNDRQIEILKNNIKIESAGEYIPFESVKRKNSNYPDISLIYADFKAADMTNIKLEKGELPQKSTEIALEKWVLEKLNVKSALGETIHIEYGNTSSAADFVLSGILKDSTMHKQQNVSTGLVSKKFVYENLPNVKKDCFVRIKNHRDVEKSVTDVGHSIGIKDKNIIKNSMYIDASGGDPMMLAAFAVIAVIVVLTTVVVIYNIFYISVIERIKQFGLLAAVGATRKQIRKIIFREGLLLSVVGIPLGSILAHIAAFMIGYLFSQISNIRMKSSPYIVIVCVFISLAAVAISLIKPGRLSSKISPVESMKYSGVKISSSKKERASLKKISMAKIARLNLWRNKKRTIMTMLSLTMSGVLFIIICSVLKSMSIDNIVRRDFKYEFALSVTNTYGSPLNKKLIDDIKSMDGVKNVHVSKNTSSIFVNNARSILYGYDDYILNRLNKYLIRGNISSENLKNRDEVLIVGRKNEDGSVTCKYKVGDKIPFSIRKEDSSGNLREVMNKEFTVAGILSGNIAGSGLIVGGYEFITHEDVFTKEEFKDSLADNRDNKLTDIYIDIDSSKFDTIKNRLKAIVNRDSRIMYDSNTDWQKELDDQFMAIEITAMSFTGIIALIGILNLINTMITSILTRKREYGMLQAVGLSNKQLRQMLQIEGMYYAGISSLLSVIFGTGLGYFCFKLFKKAGADYAEYEFPLIPILAIIVVFILLEILITYLIESRLKKESIIDRIRYSE
- a CDS encoding ABC transporter ATP-binding protein, encoding MKVLETKSLKKYYGRGENLVKAVDDISFTVQEGEFIVIVGTSGSGKSTLLHMMGGLDRPTSGNVYIEGRDIFSMKEDDLAIFRRRNIGFVFQAFNLVPVLNVWENVTLPIGLDNKKVDENYIRELMETLNIYDRRSSLPNTLSGGQQQRTAICRALASKPSIMLADEPTGNLDSKTAQEVMSLLKMSVEKYNQTLVMITHDEKIAQMGDRIVGIEDGKIRAGDM
- a CDS encoding sensor histidine kinase is translated as MGRELCKNMIEYLKENPLFKRAFITAALGTMLISMAVCFLHYYMINKIYVNQMNSTVQLVGSLARSHPEDEVEIVKTILLKKYNSEDLNYGESIIKKYGYDDEVKAWNDAAFNKNVYAMAIDDLVVFILPLAGGICIFRYCSLRIIEELEEILNVVDKIIDGKFSIKADNDKEGILSKIYSGLYQMTRILELNINKLDREKENIKSLVTDISHQIKTPLSSIKLFNSLLIEDENINTDERKEFLYTIKEETLKLEWLTGSLIKLSRLEAGMITFKKEKKSIKDTIYKSIKGVYSKALHRNIEIDAEDIDEYFVFHDPRWTKEAIINVLENAIKYTDSGGKINISMVETNFFIRIDIEDNGIGIPKKDFNKIFKRFYRGNSRVVQECEGSGVGLYLTRRILEQQGGNIMVDSEVGKGSRFSLFLQKCK